The segment AAGATCAAGGTGAGCTTGTACAGATTCGTCGTTCGGTCGCGATCAACGAAGACGCGATTCGGGCCACGCTCTCAAAATTTTGCTCGTCATGGACAGAACTCGAATTCAGTTGGCAGCTGGAACGGGAAATTCGCGAACGCGGCGGCGAAGGCTATTCCTTTGATCCGATTGTCGCTGCAGGTCCGGCATCGGCGCTGCCGCATTACCATCCCGGAAGCGTCGTGATTTCGGATCACTCGTTGCTGCTGATTGACTGGGGGACTTCTTTTGAGGGCTATGCGAGCGACTTGACGCGTGTGGTTGCGATCAGGAGCGTGCCCGAGAAATTGTTGCAGATTCATCAGATTGTCGCCGATGCCAAACAGGCTGCGATGGAAACAGTGCGAGACGGAGCCGAGTTGCGAACGGTAGATACTGCGGCTCGACAATTAATCGCGGATGCCGGTTTTGCGGAGCAGTTCAATCACGGGCTGGGACACGGTTTCGGGCTGGAAATTCACGAAACTCCGTTCTTGTCCCCCGCTTACGACGGGCAACTCAGGTCTGGCATGGTGATCACGATCGAACCGGGAATTTATTTACCGGGAATCGGTGGGGTTCGGCTGGAAGACAACATCCTTGTTACGGCTGATGGATGCGAGCGTCTGAATGCTCTTCCCGACGATTTTTTGGCGGTGTAATCCGGATAAACGGCTTGTAAAACATGGGCGTTGCGATCAATATGCCTCCCACAAATTGCCCCCAATTCAGCATCGTTGGCGATTTGTGTAGAATCTTGCGACCCGCCTAACAGGTTGGCACTGAAAACCGAATACAAGCATCGCTCGCAGAGTTGAAATGAACTTCGAGAACAATATGCCAAAAGATAAAGATAAAGAGACATCCATTTTTGACATCAGTCGGCTCCGTGAATTGATCGAGCTGATGCAAGAGCACGAACTCAACGAGGTCG is part of the Mariniblastus fucicola genome and harbors:
- a CDS encoding M24 family metallopeptidase — encoded protein: MASEPIDDAAPTERATSTAKHSPFPARRSRLIERLDGATLLVSNLVNVRYLTGFTGSNAFLLVRDGMTLLLTDGRYVTQVASECPDVETAIRSVDSTMLDLLIAALQDHGVSNCLIESDTMTRALWRDLTAAADNVDFEDSTGIVAQIRAIKDQGELVQIRRSVAINEDAIRATLSKFCSSWTELEFSWQLEREIRERGGEGYSFDPIVAAGPASALPHYHPGSVVISDHSLLLIDWGTSFEGYASDLTRVVAIRSVPEKLLQIHQIVADAKQAAMETVRDGAELRTVDTAARQLIADAGFAEQFNHGLGHGFGLEIHETPFLSPAYDGQLRSGMVITIEPGIYLPGIGGVRLEDNILVTADGCERLNALPDDFLAV